One region of Bacterioplanoides sp. SCSIO 12839 genomic DNA includes:
- the phnX gene encoding phosphonoacetaldehyde hydrolase produces MLKSHRYFAGPVEAVILDWAGTTIDFGSLAPVYAFMELFKAEGIEVSQDEAREPMGTEKRVHICRMLANPRIAQAWLDVKGSAPTEAEIDRLYQDFQPIQTRIVSDRSQLIPGWKSAYDELVSQGIKIGSNTGYGPGMMEPAVAAAKEQGYEPASCVCATQVVRGRPYADMALTVAMELRADHVQGCVKVDDTIPGIEEGLRAGMWTVGVSISGNEVGLELADWQALSEDEQQQRRIEAEQRLYDAGAHYVIDSVADLPAVIDEISARLAAGDKP; encoded by the coding sequence ATGCTTAAGTCACACCGTTATTTTGCTGGCCCGGTTGAGGCCGTAATTCTGGATTGGGCCGGAACCACCATTGATTTTGGTTCTCTGGCACCGGTTTATGCCTTTATGGAATTGTTTAAAGCCGAAGGCATTGAAGTCTCTCAGGATGAAGCACGTGAACCGATGGGTACCGAAAAACGCGTACATATTTGTCGTATGCTGGCCAACCCACGCATTGCGCAGGCTTGGTTGGATGTCAAAGGCAGTGCACCAACAGAAGCTGAAATTGATCGTTTGTATCAGGATTTTCAACCTATTCAAACGCGCATTGTCAGTGACCGCAGCCAGTTAATTCCAGGTTGGAAGTCCGCTTACGATGAACTGGTTTCGCAAGGAATTAAAATTGGCAGTAATACCGGTTATGGCCCGGGCATGATGGAGCCTGCGGTTGCGGCGGCGAAAGAGCAGGGGTACGAACCCGCTTCTTGTGTGTGTGCCACACAAGTGGTGCGCGGTCGTCCATACGCCGATATGGCGTTAACGGTGGCCATGGAACTGCGTGCTGACCATGTACAGGGTTGTGTGAAGGTTGACGATACCATTCCGGGAATTGAAGAAGGTTTGCGTGCCGGTATGTGGACGGTGGGCGTGAGCATCAGTGGCAATGAAGTGGGCCTGGAACTGGCTGATTGGCAAGCACTGTCAGAAGACGAGCAGCAGCAGCGTCGTATCGAAGCGGAACAACGTTTGTACGATGCGGGTGCACATTATGTGATTGATAGTGTGGCTGACTTACCCGCTGTGATTGATGAAATTTCTGCCCGCCTGGCAGCAGGTGATAAGCCATAA
- a CDS encoding thiazole synthase, whose protein sequence is MTTENTINIAGEEINGRLWLGTSMYPSPEVMRDSLQAGKPGFVTLSLRRQTAQQVADNGHWQYVQEFVEQSGCKILPNTAGCHTADEAVLLSNMARELFKTDWIKLEVIGDDYTLQPHTTQLVKAAETLIQQGFKVLPYCTDDLVLCKELLAVGCPAVMPWGAPIGTGKGLLNRHQLTTLRERLSDAVLIIDAGLGKPSQAMDAMELGFDAVLLNTAVAKAHDPVLMARAFYEAVNAGRMAYSAGMMQERQAASASTPTLGMPFWHQN, encoded by the coding sequence ATGACGACTGAAAATACAATAAACATCGCTGGCGAGGAAATTAATGGCCGCCTTTGGTTGGGTACTTCCATGTATCCATCGCCAGAAGTCATGCGCGATAGCCTTCAAGCCGGAAAGCCAGGGTTTGTTACCTTGTCGTTGCGGCGACAGACCGCGCAGCAGGTTGCGGATAATGGCCACTGGCAATACGTGCAGGAATTTGTCGAGCAAAGTGGCTGTAAAATTCTGCCTAATACCGCCGGTTGTCATACCGCCGATGAAGCGGTTTTATTATCCAATATGGCGCGTGAATTATTCAAAACCGATTGGATTAAATTAGAAGTCATCGGTGATGACTACACGCTTCAGCCGCACACCACTCAATTGGTGAAAGCCGCTGAAACCCTGATTCAGCAAGGTTTTAAGGTGCTGCCTTATTGCACCGATGATTTAGTGCTGTGCAAAGAATTACTTGCCGTGGGTTGTCCGGCGGTGATGCCCTGGGGCGCCCCCATTGGTACGGGTAAAGGTTTATTAAATCGTCATCAACTCACCACCTTGCGTGAGCGTTTATCCGATGCGGTACTCATCATTGATGCAGGCTTGGGCAAACCTTCTCAGGCGATGGATGCCATGGAGTTAGGGTTTGATGCGGTGTTGTTAAATACTGCGGTTGCTAAAGCGCATGACCCGGTATTAATGGCACGGGCGTTTTATGAGGCTGTGAATGCTGGGCGAATGGCTTATTCAGCAGGCATGATGCAGGAGCGTCAGGCCGCCAGTGCTTCAACCCCCACACTCGGTATGCCATTTTGGCATCAGAATTAA
- the thiC gene encoding phosphomethylpyrimidine synthase ThiC, giving the protein MANKDSLTNGALKDAIKVDELSTQPFPASSKLYVTGSRDDIRVGLREIELTPTQLADGKTEYNPPVRVYDTSGPYTDPDVAIDVRKGLKPMREAWINERDDTETLDGFSSDYAKIREMNIALEDLRFELKRKPKRAKAGKNVTQLHYARQGIITPEMEYVAIRENLALAEEEIEKALETQHPGQNFGANIPKMITPEFVRDEVARGRAVIPNNINHPETEPMIIGRNFRTKVNANIGNSAVTSSIEEEVEKMVWSTRWGGDTVMDLSTGKNIHETREWIIRNSPVPIGTVPLYQALEKCGGIAEDLTWELFRDTLIEQAEQGVDYFTIHAGVRLQHVPLTANRVTGIVSRGGSIMAKWCLAHHKESFLYTHFEEICEIMKAYDVCFSLGDGLRPGSVADANDEAQFAELRTLGELTKIAWEHDVQTFIEGPGHVPMHMIKENMEEQLKHCHEAPFYTLGPLTTDIAPGYDHFTSGIGAALIGWYGCAMLCYVTPKEHLGLPNKDDVKQGLITYKIAAHAADLAKGHPAAQLHDDAMSKARFEFRWVDQFNLAIDPDTARAYHDETLPKDGHKVAHFCSMCGPKFCSMKISQEVRDASSDNPNWADEAQEKLAQEAVDGMKEMSEQFREQGSELYHIAEN; this is encoded by the coding sequence ATGGCAAATAAAGATTCTTTAACAAATGGCGCATTAAAAGACGCCATCAAAGTCGATGAACTGTCTACCCAGCCTTTCCCTGCTTCCAGCAAGTTATACGTTACCGGTAGCCGTGATGATATTCGCGTGGGATTGCGTGAAATCGAATTAACCCCGACCCAGCTGGCCGATGGCAAAACCGAATACAATCCGCCGGTTCGGGTTTACGATACCTCGGGCCCTTACACTGATCCGGATGTGGCGATTGATGTGCGTAAAGGTTTAAAACCGATGCGTGAAGCCTGGATTAATGAGCGTGACGATACTGAAACGCTGGATGGTTTCAGCTCGGATTACGCCAAAATCCGCGAGATGAATATTGCATTGGAAGACTTACGTTTTGAATTAAAACGTAAACCTAAACGCGCCAAAGCCGGTAAAAATGTAACCCAGCTGCATTATGCACGTCAGGGTATTATCACCCCGGAAATGGAATACGTTGCCATTCGTGAGAACCTGGCACTGGCTGAAGAAGAAATTGAAAAAGCACTGGAAACACAGCATCCCGGTCAGAACTTTGGCGCTAATATTCCGAAAATGATCACGCCGGAATTTGTTCGTGATGAAGTCGCACGTGGTCGTGCGGTTATTCCGAATAATATTAACCACCCGGAAACCGAGCCAATGATTATTGGCCGTAATTTCCGCACCAAAGTGAATGCCAATATTGGTAATTCAGCGGTGACGTCTTCCATCGAAGAAGAAGTGGAGAAAATGGTTTGGTCAACCCGTTGGGGTGGCGATACCGTGATGGATTTATCCACCGGTAAAAACATCCACGAAACCCGTGAATGGATTATTCGTAACTCACCTGTGCCAATTGGTACTGTGCCTCTGTATCAGGCACTGGAAAAATGTGGTGGCATCGCCGAAGACCTGACCTGGGAATTATTCCGTGACACTTTAATTGAGCAAGCCGAGCAGGGCGTGGATTATTTCACCATTCATGCGGGCGTGCGTTTGCAGCATGTGCCATTAACCGCTAACCGAGTAACCGGTATTGTTTCTCGTGGTGGTTCGATCATGGCTAAGTGGTGCTTAGCGCATCATAAAGAAAGTTTCCTCTACACGCATTTCGAGGAAATTTGCGAAATCATGAAAGCCTACGACGTGTGTTTCTCACTGGGTGATGGCTTACGTCCAGGTTCGGTGGCGGATGCCAACGATGAAGCGCAATTTGCTGAGCTGCGTACATTGGGTGAACTGACTAAAATCGCTTGGGAACATGACGTACAAACCTTTATTGAAGGCCCGGGTCACGTGCCAATGCACATGATTAAAGAGAACATGGAAGAGCAGTTGAAGCACTGCCATGAAGCGCCGTTCTACACCTTAGGGCCACTGACGACGGATATTGCACCGGGTTACGACCACTTCACCTCGGGTATCGGTGCGGCATTAATTGGTTGGTATGGTTGCGCCATGTTGTGTTACGTCACGCCAAAAGAGCACCTGGGTCTGCCCAATAAAGACGACGTAAAACAAGGGTTAATTACCTACAAAATTGCGGCTCACGCAGCCGATTTAGCGAAAGGTCATCCGGCGGCACAATTGCATGATGATGCGATGTCGAAAGCACGTTTCGAATTCCGTTGGGTTGACCAGTTTAATCTGGCAATTGACCCGGATACCGCGCGTGCGTATCACGATGAAACCCTGCCAAAAGACGGCCATAAAGTAGCGCACTTCTGCTCGATGTGTGGGCCAAAATTCTGTTCGATGAAAATTTCTCAGGAAGTACGCGATGCCTCCTCAGACAATCCGAACTGGGCCGATGAAGCACAAGAGAAATTAGCGCAGGAAGCGGTCGACGGCATGAAAGAAATGTCAGAACAATTCCGCGAACAGGGCAGTGAGCTTTATCATATTGCTGAAAATTAA
- the phnW gene encoding 2-aminoethylphosphonate--pyruvate transaminase, translating to MSNPYLLLTPGPLSTSDSVKETMLRDWCTWDDDYNLGVVQPIRQQLVELAHCAADQYTSVLMQGSGTFAVESAIGTLLPKENGKLLVLINGAYGQRIAQIAEYLNIETATLTASESEWVSAEALRTKLAEDSAITHVATVHCETTSGILNPVEHYAEVVKAAGKTLIVDAMSSFGGIDIDVAGLNIDCLISSANKCIQGVPGMGFVIVKTSVLEQCQGNARSLSLDLYDQWQAMESGNGKWRFTSPTHVVRAFQQAMKELDQEGGIGKRAERYSNNHQTLVAGMKKLGFECVVEDEKQSPFITTFKYPQSDRFDFKQLYDRLKEAGFVIYPGKVTDTPCFRIGHIGEVYPVDMETLISAIEANIFWQ from the coding sequence ATGAGCAACCCATACTTGCTGTTAACACCGGGCCCACTGAGCACCAGTGATTCCGTTAAAGAGACCATGCTGCGCGACTGGTGCACCTGGGATGATGATTACAATCTGGGGGTGGTGCAGCCAATTCGCCAACAGTTGGTTGAGCTGGCACATTGCGCAGCCGATCAGTACACCAGTGTGTTGATGCAGGGCAGTGGTACGTTTGCGGTGGAGAGTGCGATTGGTACTTTGCTGCCCAAAGAAAATGGCAAGTTATTGGTATTAATCAATGGCGCTTACGGCCAGCGTATTGCTCAGATTGCCGAATACCTCAATATCGAAACCGCCACGTTAACGGCCTCTGAAAGCGAGTGGGTAAGCGCTGAAGCGTTGCGTACTAAGCTGGCTGAAGACTCGGCTATTACACACGTGGCTACGGTTCATTGCGAAACCACTTCCGGCATTCTGAACCCGGTTGAGCATTACGCTGAGGTAGTAAAAGCGGCGGGTAAAACGCTGATTGTGGATGCCATGAGTTCGTTTGGCGGTATCGACATCGATGTGGCAGGCCTGAATATCGATTGTTTAATCAGCAGCGCCAATAAGTGCATTCAGGGTGTGCCAGGTATGGGATTTGTGATCGTAAAAACCTCGGTGCTAGAGCAATGCCAGGGCAATGCACGTTCATTAAGCCTGGATCTTTATGATCAGTGGCAGGCGATGGAAAGCGGTAACGGAAAATGGCGTTTTACGTCGCCCACACACGTTGTGCGTGCCTTTCAGCAAGCAATGAAAGAACTGGATCAGGAAGGTGGTATTGGTAAGCGTGCCGAACGTTACAGCAATAACCATCAGACACTGGTTGCAGGCATGAAAAAGCTGGGCTTTGAATGTGTGGTGGAAGATGAAAAACAATCGCCATTTATTACCACGTTTAAGTACCCGCAATCCGACCGTTTTGATTTCAAACAATTATACGACCGCTTAAAAGAAGCCGGTTTTGTGATTTATCCCGGCAAGGTAACCGATACCCCATGCTTCCGCATTGGTCATATCGGTGAAGTGTATCCGGTGGATATGGAAACACTGATCAGCGCTATTGAAGCCAATATCTTCTGGCAATAA
- a CDS encoding DUF2147 domain-containing protein — translation MKKLLTTAIAGLFSLAAQADTAEGRWVTIDDEDGSKASVVEIKIAENGELQGTIVELLREDDKGKSCEECPDEFHNKPIEGLTFMWGLEKEAEGEWESGRILDPKTGSIYKSKLKVAEDGQTIEVRGYVGVSWIGRSQEWQRYEAPAVTAEPEAQVEGTQVEGTEVEEVLAADAVADQGENL, via the coding sequence ATGAAAAAACTTCTCACTACGGCCATTGCTGGTTTGTTTTCATTGGCTGCACAGGCAGATACAGCGGAAGGCCGCTGGGTAACCATCGACGATGAAGATGGCTCTAAAGCATCGGTTGTTGAAATTAAAATTGCTGAAAATGGCGAATTGCAGGGCACGATTGTTGAGTTACTGCGCGAAGACGATAAGGGCAAAAGCTGTGAAGAATGCCCGGATGAGTTTCACAATAAGCCGATTGAAGGCCTGACGTTCATGTGGGGACTGGAAAAGGAAGCCGAAGGCGAATGGGAAAGTGGTCGCATTCTGGACCCAAAAACCGGCTCCATCTATAAGTCCAAACTGAAAGTTGCCGAAGATGGCCAAACCATCGAAGTGCGTGGTTACGTTGGCGTATCCTGGATCGGTCGCAGTCAGGAGTGGCAGCGCTATGAAGCACCTGCTGTAACCGCAGAGCCAGAAGCTCAGGTTGAAGGCACACAGGTTGAAGGCACCGAGGTTGAAGAAGTGCTGGCGGCTGATGCTGTCGCAGATCAGGGTGAAAACCTGTAA
- a CDS encoding HD domain-containing protein, which translates to MRLRTLARKKVDEVLNPFLTFGHMALGEEVSQLQHALQCAWYAEQDNAPDYLVIAALLHDIGHLLTWEESGKHPEETGENGYHEKIGAQFLAEYFDDEVIKPIRLHVAAKRYLFSTDKRYRDTLSQASIDSLMLQGGEMDDSTCRAFESSPWFSDALRIRKYDECGKKTDLAVPDLSHYHERLIQHTRVVKERLQHA; encoded by the coding sequence ATGCGTTTACGCACATTAGCACGCAAAAAAGTGGATGAAGTACTGAATCCGTTTTTGACCTTTGGGCACATGGCACTGGGAGAGGAGGTGTCTCAGTTGCAGCATGCGCTGCAGTGTGCCTGGTATGCGGAACAAGATAATGCACCCGATTATCTGGTAATCGCTGCGTTATTACACGATATCGGCCATCTCCTGACCTGGGAAGAAAGCGGTAAACATCCGGAAGAAACCGGAGAAAACGGTTATCACGAAAAAATTGGCGCGCAATTTCTGGCGGAATATTTTGATGACGAAGTCATTAAACCAATTCGCCTGCATGTTGCTGCCAAACGTTATTTATTTTCTACCGATAAACGTTACCGCGACACGCTGTCGCAGGCCTCCATTGACAGCCTCATGCTGCAGGGTGGCGAAATGGACGACAGCACTTGCCGGGCGTTTGAAAGCTCGCCCTGGTTCAGTGATGCATTACGCATCCGCAAATACGATGAGTGCGGCAAAAAAACCGATCTTGCTGTACCCGATTTATCTCATTATCACGAACGTTTAATTCAACACACCCGTGTTGTGAAGGAGAGACTGCAACATGCTTAA
- a CDS encoding bifunctional hydroxymethylpyrimidine kinase/phosphomethylpyrimidine kinase, with protein MALPRGRDILSLLSKTTLYLFNALIELIMKETNRKKIWAISASDSCSGAGLQADLKMAHALNVECGTLVSALTAQSSFGVDAVETISVEFFESQWQSLKKDGWPQAIKIGWFPKNEIFITWLIEKLAAYKTECPQGWVVWDPVLSASQGGLETGELAQLKPLFLFVDVITPNEQEALQLTGCATAQEAGEALQQAGIAYVVISGGDSNTDKSVVESICFAGPNIRRVESQSEPEQSVLTNFMIQQPRIDKKVHGSGCHFASAIAAYLANGERIYDALLLASATMSQVIQQASETPSGYCNAWATAVDRNGLGNLPAAQWPVIVPLSDATEFTFPRVEQALGLYGLVDNLDWLDSLLELGVDTLQWRVKSPALYEQQYGEGSYQRDMQTAIERCKQQNIPLYINDDWPMAVELGAYGVHLGQEDMLEANLSAISEAGLALGVSTHTEWEIARARAFKPSYIAFGPVHPPLSKKLKYPPLGYTNLSNWCARISQEFPVTCIGGITTENIANIKDCGMPSAAIVTDLMVDNKLPQRHLKLRGVYP; from the coding sequence ATGGCCCTGCCGCGCGGACGCGACATCCTGTCGCTGCTCTCAAAAACAACACTGTATTTATTTAACGCTTTAATCGAATTGATTATGAAAGAAACCAACCGTAAAAAAATCTGGGCAATCAGTGCATCTGATTCCTGCTCTGGTGCTGGCCTGCAAGCCGATTTAAAAATGGCGCATGCGTTAAATGTCGAATGTGGAACACTGGTTTCAGCGTTAACCGCACAAAGCAGTTTTGGTGTGGATGCGGTTGAAACCATTTCTGTCGAGTTTTTCGAATCGCAGTGGCAATCGTTAAAAAAAGACGGCTGGCCACAAGCCATTAAAATTGGCTGGTTTCCCAAAAATGAAATCTTTATTACCTGGTTAATTGAAAAATTAGCGGCGTATAAAACCGAATGCCCTCAGGGTTGGGTTGTCTGGGACCCGGTGTTATCCGCTTCACAAGGTGGTTTAGAAACCGGAGAGCTTGCTCAATTAAAACCGTTGTTTTTATTCGTGGATGTGATCACCCCCAACGAACAGGAAGCATTACAACTGACTGGCTGTGCAACGGCTCAGGAAGCAGGAGAAGCCTTGCAACAAGCAGGTATTGCTTATGTGGTGATCAGTGGTGGCGATTCAAACACGGATAAATCAGTGGTTGAAAGCATCTGCTTTGCAGGCCCGAATATTCGTCGTGTTGAATCACAGAGTGAGCCTGAACAGTCAGTACTTACCAACTTTATGATTCAGCAACCACGGATTGATAAAAAGGTACACGGCAGCGGCTGCCATTTTGCTTCTGCCATTGCGGCTTATCTGGCCAATGGTGAACGTATTTATGATGCGTTGCTGTTGGCTTCTGCAACCATGAGTCAGGTTATTCAGCAAGCGTCTGAAACACCGTCCGGTTATTGTAATGCGTGGGCCACAGCTGTTGATCGCAATGGTTTGGGTAATCTGCCTGCTGCACAGTGGCCAGTGATTGTTCCTTTGAGTGATGCCACCGAATTTACTTTTCCTCGTGTTGAGCAGGCATTAGGACTTTACGGTTTGGTGGATAATCTGGATTGGCTGGACTCCTTGCTGGAGCTGGGTGTGGATACACTGCAGTGGCGAGTGAAGTCGCCAGCACTGTACGAACAGCAATATGGTGAAGGCAGTTATCAACGAGATATGCAGACGGCGATTGAGCGATGCAAGCAGCAGAATATTCCGTTGTATATTAACGACGACTGGCCTATGGCGGTTGAGTTGGGTGCTTATGGTGTGCACCTGGGCCAGGAAGATATGCTTGAGGCGAATCTCAGTGCCATTTCTGAAGCCGGGTTGGCACTGGGGGTGAGCACTCATACCGAGTGGGAAATTGCCCGCGCGCGTGCCTTTAAACCTTCCTACATTGCATTTGGTCCGGTGCATCCGCCGTTATCAAAAAAGCTCAAGTATCCACCTCTGGGTTACACCAATCTGAGCAACTGGTGCGCTCGCATTAGTCAGGAATTTCCGGTGACTTGCATCGGTGGTATCACCACAGAAAATATTGCCAATATCAAAGATTGCGGTATGCCATCAGCGGCTATTGTCACCGATTTAATGGTTGATAATAAATTGCCACAGCGCCACCTGAAACTACGTGGCGTTTATCCGTAG
- a CDS encoding DUF4397 domain-containing protein, with the protein MKIQQLAREATRLAMLVPVMSLTLVGCGSDDDDDDPAYVRVLHASPDAPAVDVLVNGSAALTGVSYQQGSGYLRLEEGNNTVALRVSGTETIALEQTLTLSANGYYSVIAQNDVANIEFEVLDDTIRRGNDSNDVTVVHASPDAGSVDVYVTANGADLGDATLPGVPFDANATLPNIADSDYQVRITGAGSSEVVYNSGSLTVNTDVTAVAVNSNKGASPVSLLIWAEAESPVTPVLDNTAEVRIVHAVDSVSVDVFAGGAELLGDFNYLDTTVTQANPSGYVKVAAGALPVAIAPANQGIENALANLSGTLTLERGESYTVIAAGDLAAVADAELITLVDKRENTSTENGDVRLVHASSADAADPVDIFVYAQGSTQPATPTFADVVLGQARPDKTGGYTALPAGTYTVDIAADGTTAAAVPGTNAVPVAAGAINTAIAVGNGSGLSAILLNDKR; encoded by the coding sequence ATGAAAATTCAGCAACTTGCCCGAGAAGCGACCCGCTTAGCGATGCTGGTTCCGGTGATGTCTTTGACATTGGTTGGCTGTGGCAGCGATGACGATGATGACGATCCGGCTTACGTGCGTGTATTGCATGCATCACCGGATGCTCCGGCAGTCGACGTGCTGGTGAATGGCAGCGCCGCCCTGACCGGCGTCAGCTACCAGCAAGGTTCTGGCTATCTGCGTCTTGAAGAAGGCAATAACACCGTTGCCCTGCGGGTTAGCGGCACTGAGACCATTGCCCTTGAGCAAACACTGACACTGTCGGCCAATGGTTATTATTCAGTGATTGCACAAAATGACGTTGCCAACATTGAATTCGAAGTACTGGACGACACCATACGTCGTGGCAACGACAGCAATGATGTGACCGTTGTGCATGCCTCTCCAGATGCCGGTTCGGTTGATGTATACGTAACGGCCAATGGCGCCGATCTGGGTGACGCCACTTTGCCAGGTGTGCCGTTTGATGCCAATGCGACACTGCCTAACATCGCCGATAGTGACTATCAGGTTCGTATCACCGGCGCTGGCAGCTCTGAGGTGGTATACAACTCTGGCAGTCTGACGGTAAACACCGATGTCACAGCCGTTGCCGTTAACAGCAACAAAGGTGCGTCACCGGTATCCTTACTGATCTGGGCTGAAGCAGAGTCACCGGTGACCCCGGTACTGGATAACACAGCCGAGGTTCGTATTGTCCACGCGGTTGATTCGGTCAGTGTCGATGTCTTTGCCGGTGGTGCGGAACTGTTGGGTGATTTTAATTACCTCGACACCACCGTGACCCAAGCCAATCCAAGTGGTTATGTGAAGGTCGCTGCTGGTGCATTACCCGTTGCCATTGCCCCGGCAAACCAGGGTATTGAAAATGCACTGGCTAACCTGAGTGGCACACTGACACTGGAGCGTGGTGAATCTTATACCGTGATTGCCGCCGGTGACCTGGCCGCAGTAGCTGATGCCGAATTGATTACTCTGGTAGATAAACGCGAAAACACATCAACCGAAAACGGGGACGTACGCCTGGTACATGCCTCATCGGCTGATGCAGCCGATCCGGTTGATATCTTTGTTTACGCCCAGGGCAGCACTCAACCGGCAACACCAACCTTTGCCGATGTTGTACTTGGACAGGCCAGACCAGACAAGACCGGGGGCTACACCGCGTTGCCAGCAGGCACTTACACTGTGGATATTGCGGCCGATGGCACCACTGCGGCAGCCGTACCGGGTACCAATGCAGTGCCGGTTGCTGCCGGTGCTATCAACACTGCCATTGCGGTAGGTAATGGTTCTGGTCTGTCTGCGATCTTACTCAATGATAAGCGCTGA
- a CDS encoding tautomerase family protein: protein MSDVIHQCMMDVLGMPEGKRAHRFVPLNKDDYYYPEDRTDQYTVLEINMMEGREVNTKKALISALFKQFEEQLSISPIDLEITIKEQPAHCWGFRGITGDEAKLNYKVDV from the coding sequence ATGTCAGACGTCATTCATCAATGTATGATGGATGTACTGGGCATGCCAGAAGGCAAACGCGCTCACCGCTTTGTGCCGCTCAACAAAGATGACTATTACTACCCTGAAGACCGAACCGACCAATACACCGTATTGGAAATCAATATGATGGAAGGCCGGGAAGTTAATACAAAAAAAGCGCTGATTAGTGCGTTATTTAAGCAGTTTGAAGAGCAACTGAGCATCTCCCCTATTGATCTGGAAATCACCATCAAAGAGCAACCGGCTCACTGCTGGGGCTTCCGGGGCATCACCGGCGATGAGGCTAAATTAAATTACAAGGTCGATGTCTGA
- a CDS encoding FAD-dependent oxidoreductase, with translation MTHTKPQSVVAPVVIVGAGLLGSLLAWRLARQQPERAADITVLEKSAPDQLQSAANTAAAMVAPYAERNVCDADMFELGKQSLSLWPALLAQLGQDSGESIAFGQDGSLVVAHQADQSELRQFEQEMASFDLLGDKTATAVSRQQIQQLEPGINPEFQHGFFLPQEMHLDNRSLLPLLHQQAQQLGVQFRFNTDVSDAELQAFSDDTLVFDCRGVGSKTALAGDAQTLRGVRGEVCWIETPEVNITRPVRLLHPRYHLYLVPKGQTEQGAFRYILGATEIESEDKSPVSVRSQLEMLSALYCLSPALAEARIIETDVNLRPAFPDHKPKVVRTAAKLYRLNGLFRHGYLLAPAFLQQFEQQLTREYQLSLGLKGLLNAEADVAVEEMA, from the coding sequence ATGACACACACAAAACCTCAATCAGTTGTGGCTCCTGTTGTGATTGTGGGTGCCGGATTGTTGGGCAGCTTATTAGCCTGGCGTCTGGCACGTCAGCAGCCTGAAAGGGCTGCTGATATTACGGTGCTGGAAAAATCGGCACCGGATCAATTACAAAGTGCTGCGAATACGGCGGCGGCCATGGTAGCCCCCTACGCTGAACGCAATGTTTGTGACGCTGACATGTTTGAGCTGGGCAAGCAAAGCCTAAGCCTATGGCCAGCTTTATTGGCCCAACTGGGTCAGGATAGTGGAGAAAGCATTGCGTTTGGACAGGATGGTTCACTGGTGGTGGCTCATCAGGCAGATCAGTCTGAGTTACGTCAGTTTGAACAGGAAATGGCTTCGTTTGATTTGTTGGGAGATAAAACTGCAACAGCTGTTAGTCGCCAGCAAATTCAGCAACTAGAACCCGGAATTAACCCGGAATTTCAGCACGGCTTTTTCTTGCCTCAGGAAATGCATCTGGATAACCGTTCCTTGTTGCCTTTATTGCACCAGCAGGCGCAACAACTGGGGGTGCAATTTCGTTTTAATACCGATGTGTCGGATGCGGAATTGCAGGCTTTCTCTGACGATACATTGGTGTTTGATTGTCGTGGCGTCGGTTCCAAAACAGCGCTGGCAGGTGATGCACAAACGTTACGAGGCGTTCGTGGCGAGGTGTGTTGGATCGAAACACCTGAGGTAAATATCACGCGCCCGGTGCGTTTATTACACCCACGTTATCACTTATACCTGGTGCCGAAAGGGCAAACCGAGCAGGGAGCATTTCGTTATATTCTGGGTGCTACCGAGATTGAATCGGAAGATAAATCGCCGGTCAGTGTGCGCTCGCAATTAGAAATGTTAAGTGCCTTGTATTGTTTAAGCCCGGCGTTGGCGGAAGCTCGTATTATCGAAACGGATGTGAATTTACGCCCGGCATTTCCGGATCATAAACCGAAAGTGGTTCGCACTGCAGCGAAGCTGTATCGATTAAATGGTTTATTCCGTCATGGCTATTTATTGGCTCCGGCATTTTTGCAGCAGTTTGAACAGCAGCTGACTCGCGAATATCAGCTGTCTCTTGGATTAAAAGGCCTGCTCAATGCTGAGGCTGATGTCGCTGTTGAGGAGATGGCATAA
- the thiS gene encoding sulfur carrier protein ThiS yields the protein MAELTLAINGATQSFSNIKTLQQLLIQLGYFSDDGEPKGNIVVALNQSIVSASLFAQTELKADDQLDILGAITGG from the coding sequence ATGGCAGAGTTAACATTGGCAATTAATGGGGCTACACAGTCATTCAGCAATATTAAAACCCTGCAACAATTATTGATTCAGCTGGGTTATTTTAGCGATGACGGAGAGCCAAAAGGTAATATTGTTGTAGCACTCAATCAGTCGATAGTTTCAGCTTCTTTATTCGCTCAAACGGAATTAAAAGCGGATGATCAGCTGGATATTTTGGGTGCAATCACTGGCGGTTAA